Proteins encoded together in one Chitinophaga lutea window:
- a CDS encoding YdeI/OmpD-associated family protein, with amino-acid sequence METKNGLPVFHAATRAAWRKWLQKNSKTQKGAYLVLYHKNSGTPCVGYGESIEEALCFGWIDSKAIKRDDESFLLTFTERNPKSNWGKVAKIRAEKMISEGKMMPEGQAFIDLAKAKGTWDIFNDAHDNVIPPDLQKRFSKNKTALQHFEAFPPSAKRAVLEWILSAKRPETRERRIEEAVTLAAQNIRAAQPRKA; translated from the coding sequence ATGGAAACAAAAAACGGCTTACCGGTATTTCACGCCGCCACCAGGGCCGCCTGGCGCAAATGGCTGCAAAAGAACAGCAAAACCCAAAAAGGCGCTTACCTCGTCCTGTACCATAAAAACAGCGGTACCCCCTGCGTGGGATACGGCGAATCGATCGAAGAAGCGCTTTGTTTCGGCTGGATAGACAGCAAGGCGATCAAACGGGATGATGAAAGCTTCTTGCTCACCTTCACGGAAAGGAACCCGAAAAGCAACTGGGGTAAAGTGGCGAAGATCAGGGCCGAAAAAATGATCAGCGAAGGCAAAATGATGCCGGAGGGGCAGGCTTTCATCGACCTGGCGAAGGCCAAAGGCACCTGGGATATCTTCAACGACGCGCACGATAACGTGATTCCGCCAGATCTGCAAAAACGGTTTTCCAAAAACAAAACAGCCCTGCAGCATTTCGAAGCCTTTCCTCCTTCCGCCAAACGCGCAGTGCTGGAATGGATATTGTCCGCCAAAAGGCCGGAAACCAGGGAACGGCGGATTGAGGAAGCAGTCACCCTGGCGGCGCAGAACATCCGGGCCGCACAACCCCGGAAGGCATAA
- a CDS encoding LytR/AlgR family response regulator transcription factor, which translates to MSLRCLIVDDEPLAHDIILQYMADVPFLEKAGQCYRVAEALELLSRQPVDLIFLDIRMPRLTGLDLLKTLQQRPMVIITSAYEEHALESFDLDVVDYLLKPFRFERFLKAVNRALALHNLKKQVNQPAPANPTAAPAMEPAQIYIRSDKKQIQVSLADILYLESVGNYVKVWNTQRYLLTPGTLSGFETRLPADTFIRIHKSYILNKSFVHYIEGNTIRLKNGTELPLGKNYRHVAKLLTGTE; encoded by the coding sequence ATGAGCCTTCGCTGCCTGATAGTCGACGACGAGCCCCTGGCCCATGATATCATCCTGCAATACATGGCGGATGTACCCTTCCTGGAAAAAGCCGGGCAGTGTTACCGCGTGGCGGAAGCCCTGGAACTGCTCAGCCGCCAACCGGTGGATCTCATCTTCCTCGACATCCGCATGCCGCGACTCACCGGGCTCGATCTGCTGAAAACACTGCAGCAGCGCCCGATGGTGATCATCACTTCCGCCTACGAAGAACATGCGCTGGAAAGTTTCGACCTGGATGTGGTGGATTACCTGCTCAAGCCTTTCCGCTTCGAACGTTTCCTCAAAGCCGTCAACCGCGCACTGGCGCTGCACAACCTGAAGAAGCAGGTGAACCAGCCCGCGCCGGCGAATCCGACTGCCGCTCCTGCAATGGAGCCGGCGCAGATCTATATCAGGTCAGATAAAAAACAGATACAGGTTTCACTGGCCGACATCCTCTACCTCGAAAGCGTCGGCAATTATGTGAAAGTATGGAACACGCAGCGGTACCTGCTCACACCCGGCACCCTCAGCGGTTTTGAAACGCGGCTGCCCGCCGATACCTTTATCCGCATCCACAAATCCTATATCCTCAATAAATCATTCGTGCATTACATCGAAGGCAACACCATTCGCCTGAAGAACGGTACGGAGCTCCCGCTGGGAAAAAACTACCGGCATGTGGCGAAGCTGTTGACCGGCACAGAATAA
- a CDS encoding DoxX family protein, protein MSKYPFLTLPQWLIALRLSTALIFIAHALVRLLNGTIPRFAGYLESEGLPFGLALVWGITVFEIAGGLLLAFGWYTRLLTAGFILLLLMGIVLIHARLGWFVGEHGSGGSEYSFILIVALLVIAAGAKSKRM, encoded by the coding sequence ATGAGCAAATACCCTTTCCTGACGCTGCCGCAGTGGCTGATCGCACTGCGCCTCAGCACTGCCCTTATTTTTATTGCCCATGCGCTGGTGCGTTTGCTGAACGGTACCATCCCGCGTTTTGCCGGATACCTGGAAAGCGAAGGCCTCCCCTTCGGGCTGGCGCTGGTATGGGGCATCACGGTGTTTGAAATTGCCGGGGGGCTGTTGCTGGCATTCGGATGGTACACCCGGCTGCTGACGGCCGGTTTCATTCTCCTGCTCCTGATGGGTATCGTGCTGATCCACGCCCGGCTGGGCTGGTTTGTAGGAGAACACGGCTCCGGGGGCAGCGAGTACAGCTTTATCCTGATCGTGGCTTTGCTGGTGATCGCGGCCGGTGCAAAATCGAAGCGGATGTAA
- a CDS encoding linear amide C-N hydrolase: MKTCLIPLIWALLLTLAAPSVFACTRVVYKGLNKTILTARSMDWKEDILTNLWIFPRGMNRNGAVGAKSIQWTSRYGSVVASGYDISSTDGMNEKGLVANLLWLVESEYPKWDQQKPGLSIAAWVQYVLDNYASVDEAVKDLRQEKFVIVTAEVPGQNRLATLHLSLSDASGDNAIFEYVDGKLVIHHDTAYTVMTNSPIFDKQLALNEYWQEIGGTVMLPGTNRAADRFVRASFYTAAVPRTDNTRVAVAIAFSVIRNCSVPLGISTPAQPNISSTQWRSVSDHKNLVYYFETTLTPNVFWVNFRDVDFSPKAPVKKLSLVNGETYAGNAVRSFVKSKPFTFAGL; this comes from the coding sequence ATGAAAACCTGCCTGATACCCCTGATCTGGGCGCTGCTGCTGACGTTGGCCGCCCCATCCGTTTTCGCCTGTACCCGCGTGGTATACAAAGGCCTCAATAAGACCATTCTCACGGCCCGGTCGATGGACTGGAAAGAAGACATCCTCACCAACCTCTGGATATTCCCCAGGGGGATGAACAGAAACGGCGCGGTAGGAGCGAAATCGATCCAGTGGACTTCCAGGTACGGCAGCGTAGTGGCGTCCGGCTACGATATTTCCAGCACCGACGGCATGAATGAAAAGGGCCTGGTGGCCAACCTGCTCTGGCTGGTGGAATCGGAATACCCGAAATGGGACCAGCAGAAGCCCGGCCTTTCCATTGCCGCCTGGGTGCAATATGTGCTCGATAATTACGCCTCCGTGGATGAGGCCGTTAAAGACCTGCGGCAGGAAAAATTTGTGATCGTGACCGCCGAGGTGCCGGGCCAGAACCGCCTGGCTACGCTGCATCTTTCGCTATCGGACGCCTCCGGCGACAACGCGATTTTCGAGTATGTCGACGGCAAACTCGTCATTCATCACGATACCGCCTATACGGTGATGACCAACTCCCCCATTTTCGACAAACAGCTGGCGTTGAACGAATACTGGCAGGAGATCGGCGGAACGGTGATGCTGCCCGGCACCAACCGCGCGGCCGACCGGTTTGTGAGGGCTTCATTTTATACGGCTGCCGTTCCCCGCACCGACAATACCCGCGTGGCGGTGGCCATCGCTTTCAGCGTGATCAGGAATTGTTCCGTGCCGCTGGGCATTTCCACCCCCGCACAGCCGAATATCTCTTCCACGCAGTGGCGTTCCGTATCTGACCATAAAAACCTCGTCTATTATTTTGAAACCACCCTGACGCCGAACGTGTTCTGGGTAAACTTCAGGGATGTGGACTTTTCGCCGAAGGCGCCGGTGAAAAAACTGAGCCTCGTGAATGGAGAAACCTACGCGGGCAACGCCGTCAGATCGTTCGTGAAAAGCAAACCCTTTACGTTCGCGGGACTGTAA
- a CDS encoding ABC-F family ATP-binding cassette domain-containing protein, protein MYISAQQINYHTPNGKPLFSNVHFTLQKGDKAAIAGPNGAGKTTLLRIIAGQEKQFSGDLQVTGHLYYVPQHYGHFNRLTVAAALGIAPLLDALQAVEQGSTDPHHYELLENQWDITARCEEAFVRWGIAGIDLQQPLDQLSGGMKTRLFLSGIDIFEPDIVLLDEPTNHLDRQAREQLLQWMRQTTCTVLLTSHDRELLRRCTPIWELQPGGIKAYGGNYDFYAEQKSIESAALEHNLAHHEKTFKEAKLKQQQTMERKQHADAQARKGARRANEPKILINGRKMKAEVSTAKLKQVHSDKVSELRADMQEAAAMAQVQRIMKGFFDNPALPHGKVLAEAQAINYAYENGEALWPEPLSFTIRSGNRLAITGGNGSGKTTLLNLLRGSIGPSSGQLHRSPCTTLLLDQDYSLIDRQKTVLEQAEAYNETRLEMPMLHTLLANFLFLPDSWDKRCAVLSGGEMLRLALCCMVLQNKTPDIIFLDEPVNNLDLRNIEMLGKIFAGYRGTLIVISHDADFLSEVGITERLEL, encoded by the coding sequence ATGTATATCAGCGCACAACAAATCAATTATCATACGCCCAACGGCAAACCGCTTTTCAGTAACGTCCATTTCACGCTTCAGAAGGGAGACAAAGCCGCGATCGCCGGCCCTAACGGCGCCGGCAAAACGACGCTGCTGCGGATTATTGCCGGGCAGGAAAAACAGTTCTCCGGCGATTTGCAGGTAACCGGCCATTTGTATTATGTGCCGCAGCACTACGGTCACTTCAACCGGCTCACGGTGGCGGCCGCACTGGGCATCGCCCCGCTGCTGGACGCCTTACAGGCCGTAGAACAGGGTTCTACCGACCCGCATCATTACGAGCTTTTGGAAAACCAGTGGGACATTACCGCCCGCTGCGAAGAAGCGTTTGTAAGGTGGGGCATTGCGGGCATCGACCTGCAGCAGCCCCTCGACCAGCTCAGCGGCGGGATGAAGACGCGGCTCTTCCTTTCCGGCATCGATATTTTCGAACCCGATATCGTACTGCTCGACGAGCCTACCAACCACCTCGACCGCCAGGCCCGGGAACAGTTGCTGCAATGGATGCGGCAAACCACCTGTACCGTGCTGCTGACGAGCCACGACCGGGAACTGCTGCGCCGCTGCACACCTATATGGGAGCTGCAGCCCGGCGGGATCAAGGCATACGGCGGCAACTACGATTTTTATGCGGAACAGAAAAGTATAGAATCGGCCGCCCTGGAGCACAACCTCGCCCACCACGAGAAAACCTTCAAAGAAGCGAAACTGAAGCAGCAGCAGACGATGGAACGCAAGCAGCATGCGGATGCGCAGGCGCGCAAAGGCGCCAGGCGGGCCAATGAGCCGAAGATCCTGATCAACGGCCGCAAGATGAAAGCGGAAGTCAGCACCGCCAAACTCAAACAGGTGCATAGCGACAAGGTCAGCGAGCTCCGGGCGGACATGCAGGAAGCAGCCGCCATGGCACAGGTGCAGCGCATCATGAAAGGTTTTTTCGACAACCCGGCGCTGCCGCATGGGAAAGTGCTGGCGGAAGCGCAGGCCATCAACTACGCCTATGAAAACGGGGAGGCGTTATGGCCGGAGCCGCTTTCGTTCACCATCCGCAGCGGCAACAGGCTGGCCATCACCGGCGGCAACGGCAGCGGTAAAACCACGCTCCTGAACCTGCTGAGAGGCAGCATCGGACCCAGCTCCGGCCAACTCCACCGGAGCCCCTGCACTACCCTGCTGCTGGACCAGGATTACAGCCTCATCGACCGGCAGAAAACCGTACTGGAACAGGCGGAGGCGTACAATGAAACCCGGCTCGAAATGCCCATGCTGCATACGTTGCTCGCCAATTTCCTTTTTTTGCCGGACAGCTGGGATAAACGCTGCGCCGTACTCAGCGGCGGTGAAATGCTGCGGCTCGCGCTCTGCTGCATGGTGTTGCAGAACAAAACGCCCGACATCATTTTCCTCGATGAGCCGGTCAACAATCTAGACCTCCGTAACATCGAGATGCTGGGAAAAATATTCGCCGGTTACCGCGGAACTTTAATCGTCATTTCGCACGATGCTGATTTCCTGTCGGAAGTGGGGATTACCGAAAGATTGGAATTATGA
- a CDS encoding MarR family winged helix-turn-helix transcriptional regulator, producing MNLIDAAGMLALGTRLQRLSERLRKEGAQVYKACGIDFEPKWFPVIYTLTLKPVLGVVEIAEEIGYTHPSTISLLKELEKMKLIRSKKDKVDERKRLIQLTAKGRQLVEQMRPVWDGITAALTAITDTPHNLMAAIREVEEKLETQSFEEVAKEKMGLTVPRT from the coding sequence ATGAACCTGATCGACGCAGCCGGCATGCTGGCATTGGGCACACGCTTACAGCGCCTCAGCGAACGCCTCCGCAAGGAAGGCGCGCAGGTCTACAAAGCCTGTGGTATCGACTTCGAGCCGAAATGGTTCCCGGTGATTTACACACTCACCCTGAAACCCGTACTGGGCGTAGTGGAAATCGCGGAAGAAATCGGCTATACCCATCCTTCCACCATCAGCCTGCTGAAAGAACTGGAGAAAATGAAACTGATCCGCTCCAAAAAAGATAAAGTGGATGAAAGGAAACGCCTCATCCAGCTTACTGCGAAAGGCCGGCAACTGGTGGAGCAGATGCGCCCGGTGTGGGATGGCATCACGGCTGCGCTGACAGCTATTACGGACACGCCGCATAACCTGATGGCGGCCATCCGGGAGGTGGAGGAAAAGCTGGAGACACAATCGTTCGAGGAAGTGGCGAAAGAAAAGATGGGGCTTACAGTCCCGCGAACGTAA
- a CDS encoding GNAT family N-acetyltransferase: protein MHHAFDIRPLNNGYTARIIDLILPIQQVEHSIPVTLADQPDLLDIEGFYQQGGGQFWGAVQGEQLIGSIALIAIGHQAGAIRKMFVKKEFRGKELSIAQQLLDRLIAYCREQGIHDLFLGTVEVLKAAQRFYERNGFHRIEKADLPDYFPRMPADTLFFHLHIPAA, encoded by the coding sequence ATGCACCATGCTTTTGACATCCGGCCGTTGAATAACGGCTACACGGCGCGGATCATCGACTTGATATTGCCCATCCAGCAGGTGGAGCACAGCATTCCGGTTACGCTGGCCGATCAGCCGGACCTGCTCGACATCGAAGGTTTTTACCAGCAGGGCGGCGGCCAGTTCTGGGGCGCGGTTCAGGGGGAACAGCTCATCGGTTCCATTGCGCTGATTGCCATCGGCCACCAGGCGGGCGCCATCCGCAAAATGTTCGTTAAAAAGGAATTCAGGGGCAAGGAACTGTCCATCGCCCAGCAACTGCTCGACCGGCTGATCGCCTATTGCCGGGAACAGGGCATTCACGACCTGTTCCTCGGTACCGTGGAAGTGCTCAAAGCCGCGCAGCGGTTCTATGAAAGGAACGGCTTCCACCGCATCGAAAAAGCGGATCTGCCGGACTATTTCCCAAGGATGCCGGCCGACACGTTATTCTTTCACCTGCATATACCCGCCGCATGA